A genomic segment from Cumulibacter soli encodes:
- a CDS encoding NADH-quinone oxidoreductase subunit G, with product MTTDQTAEVVETVTLTIDGISVTAPKGTLIIRAAEQVGINIPRFCDHPLLDPVGACRQCMVEVEMGGRPMPKPQASCTMEIAEGMVVKTQLTSDVAARAQWGIMELLLVNHPLDCPICDKGGECPLQNQSMSTGSGESRMVEQKRTWPKPKPLSTEILLDRERCVQCARCTRFAAQVAGDPLIELFERTSHEEVSISDGEAFDSYFSGNTIQICPVGALTSADYRFRARPFDLQSTPVVDEHESSGAAIRVDWRRKRVTRRLSGNDPAVNEEWISDKTRFAFNYAQSNERIMTPMVRDQNGQLVAASWPEALEVAAAGLRTAQQAGGVGVLPGGRLTAEDAYAYAKFARVVLGTNDIDARARAHSDEELEFLATHVAGVGLEDGAVTFADFDRAKSVILLGLEPEEEASTVFLRLRKAVRKNGLKVYSVAPFATPATDKLDAEVIMTTPGAEAAVLTAIGDGTAGGAGAGAAQAIADGSCLVLVGERLAEIPGALRATSALLRDGVRIAWIPRRAGERAAIDTGALPSMLPGGRLVADIGARAELETVWRTSIPGEVGRDTTGILEATRDGDLGGLLIGGVDPYDLPDPQLAIDAMKASKFVISLEMLPSAATEWADVVLPVAPVVEKSGTFISWEGRRRPFEATIHSVGVPSDARVLSMLADELNIELGVLTASQAIAEIDRLGSTERRPNPIHTTAAPLPEQPAAGSAILSSWRRLVDSGSLQVEEKHLQGTARPSIVRLSPDTAAEIGAVDGDIVTVGSDHGAVSLPLEVTDMPDRVVWLPMNSPGSHVRRELQVAIGSAVRISAGGQN from the coding sequence ATGACTACTGACCAGACCGCAGAGGTGGTCGAGACCGTCACGCTGACGATCGACGGCATCTCGGTAACCGCGCCCAAGGGCACGCTCATCATCCGGGCGGCAGAGCAGGTCGGGATCAACATCCCGCGGTTCTGCGACCACCCGCTGCTGGACCCGGTCGGCGCGTGCCGCCAGTGCATGGTCGAGGTGGAAATGGGCGGTCGCCCGATGCCCAAGCCTCAGGCCTCCTGCACGATGGAGATCGCCGAGGGCATGGTCGTGAAGACCCAGCTCACCAGCGACGTGGCCGCCCGCGCCCAGTGGGGCATCATGGAGCTGCTGCTGGTCAACCACCCGTTGGACTGCCCCATCTGCGACAAGGGCGGCGAGTGCCCGCTGCAGAACCAGTCGATGTCCACCGGTAGTGGCGAATCGCGGATGGTGGAGCAGAAGCGGACCTGGCCGAAGCCGAAGCCGCTGTCGACCGAAATCCTGCTTGATCGCGAACGCTGCGTGCAGTGTGCGCGTTGCACCCGATTCGCGGCCCAGGTAGCCGGTGACCCCTTGATCGAGTTGTTCGAGCGGACGTCGCACGAAGAGGTATCGATCAGCGACGGCGAGGCGTTCGACTCCTACTTCTCCGGTAACACGATCCAGATCTGCCCGGTCGGCGCGCTGACCAGCGCTGACTACCGGTTCCGTGCACGCCCGTTCGACCTACAGTCGACGCCAGTCGTCGACGAGCACGAGTCGAGTGGCGCGGCGATCCGCGTGGACTGGCGGCGCAAGCGTGTCACCCGCCGCTTGTCCGGTAATGATCCGGCCGTCAACGAGGAGTGGATCAGCGACAAGACCCGCTTCGCGTTCAACTATGCGCAGAGCAACGAGCGGATCATGACACCGATGGTGCGCGATCAGAACGGCCAGTTGGTTGCCGCGTCCTGGCCCGAGGCCCTCGAGGTCGCTGCGGCCGGGCTGCGCACTGCGCAGCAGGCCGGCGGAGTCGGCGTCCTGCCGGGTGGGCGATTGACTGCCGAGGATGCCTACGCCTACGCGAAGTTCGCCCGCGTAGTGCTCGGCACCAACGACATCGACGCTCGCGCCCGTGCGCACAGCGACGAGGAGCTGGAGTTCCTCGCCACTCACGTCGCCGGTGTCGGCCTCGAAGACGGTGCCGTTACGTTCGCCGACTTCGATCGTGCGAAGTCAGTCATCTTGCTCGGGCTGGAGCCGGAAGAAGAGGCATCGACGGTCTTCCTGCGGTTGCGCAAGGCCGTCCGCAAGAACGGCCTGAAGGTCTACTCGGTCGCGCCGTTTGCGACGCCGGCCACCGACAAGCTGGACGCCGAGGTCATCATGACCACGCCGGGCGCCGAGGCCGCTGTCCTCACCGCGATCGGCGACGGAACCGCAGGTGGTGCTGGTGCCGGAGCGGCGCAGGCGATTGCCGACGGCAGCTGCCTGGTGCTCGTCGGTGAACGTCTGGCCGAGATTCCCGGCGCGTTGCGGGCCACCTCGGCACTGTTGCGAGACGGTGTCCGTATCGCCTGGATTCCACGTCGCGCAGGCGAGCGGGCCGCGATCGATACCGGCGCGCTGCCGTCGATGTTGCCCGGCGGACGACTGGTGGCCGACATCGGTGCTCGGGCCGAGTTGGAGACGGTGTGGCGTACGTCGATCCCCGGCGAAGTCGGTCGTGACACGACCGGCATTCTGGAGGCGACCCGCGACGGCGACCTCGGCGGTTTGTTGATCGGCGGTGTCGACCCGTACGACCTGCCAGACCCTCAGTTGGCTATCGACGCGATGAAGGCGTCGAAGTTCGTGATCAGCCTGGAAATGCTGCCGTCCGCCGCGACGGAATGGGCGGACGTCGTTCTCCCGGTCGCGCCCGTGGTCGAGAAGTCCGGCACGTTCATCAGCTGGGAGGGACGTCGCCGTCCATTCGAGGCGACGATCCACTCCGTCGGCGTACCGTCCGATGCGCGCGTGCTGAGCATGCTCGCTGACGAGCTGAATATCGAGCTGGGTGTGCTGACTGCATCGCAGGCCATCGCGGAAATCGATCGGCTCGGTTCAACCGAGCGCCGGCCGAACCCGATCCACACGACGGCCGCACCGTTGCCGGAGCAGCCAGCAGCTGGATCGGCGATCCTGTCCTCGTGGCGCCGACTCGTCGACTCCGGCAGCCTGCAGGTGGAGGAAAAGCACCTGCAAGGCACCGCGCGCCCCTCGATCGTGCGCCTCTCGCCGGATACCGCTGCCGAGATCGGTGCGGTCGACGGCGACATCGTGACCGTCGGCAGCGACCATGGCGCGGTGAGCCTTCCGCTGGAAGTCACTGATATGCCCGATCGTGTCGTGTGGCTCCCGATGAACTCACCAGGTAGCCATGTGCGGCGCGAGCTGCAAGTGGCGATCGGCTCCGCTGTACGTATCTCGGCCGGAGGTCAGAACTGA
- the nuoF gene encoding NADH-quinone oxidoreductase subunit NuoF yields MPLTPVLSNRWDADQPWTIETYESLDGYKALPKALKATPDELIELVKASSLRGRGGAGFPTGLKWSFVPQGTEGPGAKPKYLVVNADEGEPGTCRDLPLMMLDPHALIEGCIISSYAIRSNYCAIYIRGEAIHAIRRVRNAVKEAYAAGYLGKNILDSGFDLDIVVHAGAGAYICGEETALLESLEGRRGQPRLKPPFPAVAGLYASPTVVNNVGSIASVPGIVLGGADWFKEMGPEKCPGTSIYSLSGRVKNPGQYEAPMGTTLRELLEMAGGIRDGHTIKFWTPGGSSTPCFTDEHLDVPLDFDAVAAAGSMNGTSAVMIFDDSDSNVRATRKWIEFYAHESCGKCTPCREGNYWLERILRRFEDGEALESEIDQMLDITVTIGGRSFCALADGGVGCLQASIQHFRQEYVDAIANGGVDATDEKRADAEPAAAGVR; encoded by the coding sequence ATGCCACTGACTCCTGTGTTGAGCAACCGCTGGGACGCCGACCAGCCGTGGACGATCGAGACGTACGAGTCCCTTGACGGCTACAAGGCACTTCCGAAGGCGTTGAAGGCCACCCCGGACGAACTGATCGAGTTGGTGAAGGCTTCCAGCCTGCGCGGACGAGGCGGTGCGGGCTTCCCGACCGGCCTGAAGTGGTCATTCGTGCCGCAGGGCACCGAGGGACCTGGCGCGAAGCCGAAGTACCTCGTCGTGAACGCCGATGAAGGCGAACCGGGCACGTGCCGGGATCTGCCGCTGATGATGCTCGATCCGCATGCGCTGATCGAGGGCTGCATCATCTCCTCCTACGCGATCCGTTCGAACTACTGCGCGATCTACATTCGCGGCGAAGCTATCCACGCGATCCGCCGGGTACGGAACGCCGTCAAGGAGGCGTACGCCGCGGGGTATCTCGGCAAGAACATCCTCGACTCGGGGTTCGACCTCGACATCGTCGTACACGCCGGTGCGGGCGCATACATCTGCGGCGAGGAGACCGCGCTGCTGGAGTCCCTGGAGGGACGCCGGGGGCAGCCGCGTCTCAAGCCGCCGTTCCCGGCGGTTGCCGGCCTGTACGCATCGCCCACTGTGGTGAATAACGTCGGGAGTATCGCTTCCGTTCCCGGGATCGTGCTCGGTGGCGCCGATTGGTTCAAGGAGATGGGCCCGGAGAAGTGCCCGGGAACGTCCATCTACTCGCTGTCCGGTCGGGTGAAGAACCCTGGGCAGTACGAAGCACCGATGGGCACCACGCTGCGTGAACTGCTCGAGATGGCCGGCGGCATCCGCGACGGCCACACGATCAAGTTCTGGACGCCAGGCGGGTCGTCGACTCCGTGCTTCACCGATGAGCACCTTGACGTACCGCTCGACTTCGATGCGGTCGCCGCAGCGGGGTCGATGAATGGCACCAGCGCTGTGATGATCTTCGACGATAGTGATTCCAACGTGCGCGCCACTCGCAAGTGGATCGAGTTCTACGCGCACGAGTCCTGCGGCAAGTGCACGCCGTGCCGCGAAGGTAACTACTGGCTCGAGCGAATCTTGCGCCGATTCGAAGACGGTGAGGCGCTCGAGTCCGAGATCGACCAGATGCTGGACATCACCGTCACGATCGGCGGCCGCTCGTTCTGCGCGCTGGCCGATGGTGGTGTTGGTTGCCTGCAGGCCTCGATCCAGCATTTCCGGCAGGAGTACGTCGATGCCATCGCCAACGGCGGCGTCGACGCCACCGACGAGAAGCGCGCCGACGCCGAGCCGGCCGCCGCGGGAGTTCGCTAA
- the nuoE gene encoding NADH-quinone oxidoreductase subunit NuoE, with protein sequence MALDENTRALAQKIIDLYPQSRSALLPMLHLVQGEEGYVSQAGIEFCAEVLGISAAEVGGVATFYTMYKRRPTGEHLVSVCTNTLCGMLGGDKIYAELSDELGVGHNETTDDGTITLEHAECLAACDYAPVVTVNYEFFDKQSVQSAKELVASLRAGQKPKPTRGAQITSFREAELELAGVLDDELVAAKVASVDNIESSLRGLKLARERGETAPAADYNTPIAAKEENK encoded by the coding sequence ATGGCACTTGACGAGAACACGCGCGCGCTCGCGCAGAAGATCATCGACCTCTACCCCCAGTCGCGTTCGGCGTTGCTGCCGATGCTGCATCTGGTGCAGGGCGAGGAAGGTTACGTCAGTCAGGCCGGAATCGAGTTCTGCGCCGAGGTACTGGGCATCTCCGCGGCCGAAGTTGGCGGCGTGGCGACGTTCTACACCATGTACAAGCGTCGTCCCACCGGTGAACACCTCGTGAGCGTATGTACGAACACGTTGTGCGGGATGCTCGGCGGCGACAAGATCTACGCCGAGCTCTCCGATGAGTTGGGCGTAGGACATAACGAGACCACCGACGACGGCACGATCACGCTCGAACACGCTGAATGCCTGGCCGCTTGCGACTACGCCCCAGTGGTGACCGTGAACTACGAATTCTTCGACAAGCAGTCTGTGCAATCCGCGAAGGAACTAGTCGCGTCGTTGCGTGCCGGGCAGAAACCGAAGCCCACCCGCGGTGCGCAAATTACGTCGTTCCGTGAGGCCGAACTGGAACTCGCCGGCGTCCTCGACGACGAACTGGTGGCCGCGAAGGTTGCTTCGGTGGACAACATCGAATCTTCGTTGCGTGGTCTGAAACTCGCTCGCGAACGCGGCGAAACTGCGCCGGCGGCGGACTACAACACGCCAATCGCCGCTAAGGAGGAGAACAAGTAA
- a CDS encoding NADH-quinone oxidoreductase subunit D: protein MSTPTADSRQTNEGKVYTVTGGDWDDLFDETGDPLEDEKLVINLGPQHPSTHGVLRIVCDLDGESVEKARAVVGYLHTGIEKNVEYRTYTQAPTFLTRADYLSPLFTEASYAMSVERLLNADVPIRADIIRVITMEICRISSHWIWLATGGMELGSTTAATNGFRARNYCLDILENITGLRMNHAYIRPGGVAQDLAADFDEAFTWWADKMDDEIDGVERLLTGQPIWIRRLKGVGFLNVPGCLQVGVTGPMLRAAGLGWDLRKTEPYLTYDEYDFEVPTHDAGDCWSRYVVRVAEMRESLKICRQAFEHLKSEGPGPVMVEDKKIGWPAQLSIGADGMGNSLEHVKHIMGQSMEALIHHFKLVTEGFRVPAGQAYVAIEGPRGELGAHVVSDGGTRPWRVHLREPSFINLQALPALSEGGLLADVIASVASLDPVMGGCDR, encoded by the coding sequence ATGAGCACCCCCACCGCCGATTCACGGCAGACGAACGAGGGCAAGGTCTACACCGTTACCGGCGGCGACTGGGACGACCTGTTCGACGAGACCGGCGATCCGTTGGAGGACGAGAAACTCGTCATCAACCTCGGCCCACAGCACCCCTCGACCCACGGCGTGCTGCGCATCGTGTGCGACCTCGACGGTGAGTCCGTGGAGAAGGCGCGCGCCGTCGTCGGGTACCTGCACACCGGTATCGAGAAGAACGTCGAGTACCGCACCTACACGCAGGCGCCCACCTTCCTGACTCGCGCCGACTACCTGTCGCCGCTGTTCACCGAGGCGTCGTACGCGATGAGCGTCGAGCGCCTGCTGAACGCCGACGTACCGATCCGCGCCGACATCATCCGCGTCATCACCATGGAGATCTGCCGTATCTCCTCGCACTGGATCTGGCTGGCGACCGGCGGTATGGAGCTCGGCTCGACCACCGCCGCGACGAACGGATTCCGAGCACGCAACTACTGTCTGGACATCCTGGAGAACATCACCGGCTTGCGGATGAACCACGCGTACATCCGTCCGGGTGGGGTAGCGCAGGATCTGGCAGCCGACTTCGATGAGGCCTTCACCTGGTGGGCCGACAAGATGGACGACGAGATCGACGGTGTCGAGCGACTGCTCACCGGTCAGCCGATCTGGATCCGCCGCCTCAAGGGCGTCGGCTTCCTCAACGTTCCGGGCTGTCTGCAGGTAGGCGTGACCGGTCCGATGCTGCGCGCCGCCGGTCTCGGGTGGGACCTGCGCAAGACCGAACCGTACTTGACCTACGACGAGTACGACTTCGAGGTTCCGACGCATGACGCCGGCGACTGCTGGTCCCGGTACGTCGTACGCGTCGCCGAGATGCGCGAGTCGTTGAAGATTTGCCGCCAGGCGTTCGAGCACCTCAAGTCCGAAGGTCCCGGCCCGGTGATGGTCGAGGACAAGAAGATCGGGTGGCCCGCCCAGTTGTCCATCGGCGCCGACGGCATGGGCAACTCGCTCGAGCACGTGAAGCACATCATGGGCCAGTCCATGGAGGCGTTGATCCACCACTTCAAGTTGGTGACCGAAGGCTTCCGCGTTCCAGCCGGCCAGGCATACGTGGCGATCGAGGGCCCGCGCGGCGAACTCGGTGCGCACGTGGTTTCCGACGGCGGCACCCGCCCGTGGCGCGTGCACCTGCGTGAACCCAGCTTTATCAATTTGCAGGCGCTGCCTGCGCTGTCCGAGGGTGGTCTGCTGGCCGACGTCATCGCGTCGGTGGCCTCACTGGATCCAGTCATGGGAGGTTGCGACCGCTGA